ATTGATGGAATTTTTCGCTTATCTTTTTACCTTTGTTCAACTTTTCTTCTACCTGCTATATACGTATCCCCATCAATTTTATACCGTCTATAGGATTTACAATGCTTCAAAAAACCGTTACTATTTTAGTTGTTGACGATGATAAGGATGACCGAGAGTTTCTGGAACTAGCTTTTAAAGAAGGCGGTTACCCGGGAGATCTCATTTTTGCAGAGGATGGAGAATTTGCCTGGGAGTTGTTACAGAATCAGGCGTTGGAACCTTCGCTGATTTTGCTTGATATTAATATGCCTCGGCTTAATGGCTTATCGCTGTTGACTCGGATTCGGGAAAGTACGGCGTTGAAAGCTTTACCCGTTTTGATGTTTACTACTTCCGAACAGGAAGAAACCATCAAGAAAGCGTACGAGGAGGGAGCAAACAGCTACATTGTCAAACCCCAAACGTATCAGGATTTAGCTCAAACCTGGAAGCAAATTTATGCGTACTGGGCTCAAATTATTGAATTACCATCTAAAGGTCTATTTTAAGTCACTGGCAGTTTTGCTTTTGAACCAAGATTATCATGAATGAAAAACCGTTAGTACTGGTCGTTGAAGATAACCCGGATCATCGGTTTATTATGAACTGGAGTTATGAAAAAAGTAATCAGCAATGCCGGTTACTTTTTGCTGAGGACGCGGAACAGGCATTGTTGTATCTGGAAGACGTTAATCCCAGCTTTATGTTATTGGATTACGAATTACCGGGTGAAAATGGATTTGAACTGCTGGATCGGCTCCGGACCTCGCGTCAGTGGAAGCACTTACCCGTGGTGATGTTTTCCCACTGGGAAAACGAAGCCTTTATTAAAGAGGCTTACACCAGTGGCGTCAATGCCTTTGTCATTAAGCCCCAGAACCGCAAAGAGTATATCAATGTCTGGAATACGGTCTTTGATTTCTGGAACAATCATAATCAATTGCCGAAGGTCCAGAAACAACCCCGGTATTCATAAAAAAACTCCCTCATGAATCACGGGGGAGTTTCCTGCTTAACCTCTAAACCTATGGTTCAAAATTACACTTCTTTAAACGGGGGTATCAAGCTTATTCTATGAACTGTACGCTTTATATGTCAAATGACAAAAATTGACGTATAAAGGGTTCCTCTCCCTTTTTTGCTTCTGCCCCTACTCCGGTTTTTTCCAGTCCTAATACCGCTCTTACCAAACGATTTACGTTCCTGCTCATAGATCTCATTTTTCAGGGTTCATCAATGCTTTTCTTCTGAGTTTGAAGACGCTTTGCTTACTATACTGACTGAAAAAATCTACCCTTTTCAAAGCTCATAAATCGATAAAACGTCCGTAATATTCAAGTAATACTGTAGGTGGATTTTTGTGGCTTCTCACCATATCTACCATGCAACGAGCATTAACTTCTACCGTTCTTCTGGGCCTGGCTCTCTGGTCCTGTACGGATCACTCCGATCCCGACACTTCCAATGCGGTGGTCTTACAAAACCACTCGGTTACTCCGGCCCTGCTGAAAAAACAGGCGGGCTTTGAATCCTTGGAATTATTTTCCCTGATCGGCTCGGACGACAAACTACCCCAGTCGCCTGATTTCGTTTTTGGTGGATCTGCGGATGGTTCCGGCCTGCTCAAAAATGCGGATGGAACGTTCTCCATGTTGATCAACCACGAGGACAACTTCGCCGTATCCCGGATCACGCTCGACAAAACGTTTAAACCCGTAAAAGGCGAGTACATTCTTAACTCCGATGGTGGTCAGTACCGGCTGTGTTCAGCCACGATGGCTACTCCGAAAGAGCATGGCTTTGGTCCCGTGTATCTGACCTGTGGCGAATCAAGCGAAGAGTCTCAAATTCACGCCTTGGACCCTTACAGCCCTGCCGGAGCCGCTAGTATGTCCCGAACGAAGTCGTCACTCGGTCGTCAGAATGCCGAACAGGCTCTACCTTTACCCAAAACGGCGTTCCCCGGCAAAACGGTGATTATGGTGGGTGATGACGATAGTGGTACCAACGGTGGTCAGGTATTCCTGTACGTAGCCGATCAGGTAGGTGATCTGGATAACGGTTCGTACTACACCCTTCGTCGCAAGGATCTGAATCAGAGAGAAATGGACATTAAGCAGAACCAGAAGTATGCCGTTGAGTTCGTTAAAATCGAGAATCAGAAAACCCTGACGGGTCGCCAAATGAACGAAAAAGTGAATACTGAGCTGAAATCCATTCAATTCGGTCGCGTAGAAGACGTAGATTACCGCAAGGATGGCATCGGTCGGGAAGTGTACTTCAATGTAACGGGTCAAAACAACACGGGTGTAAATGCTGATTATTCCCGTACGAAATACGGCCGCACCTACCGCCTGACGCTCGATGAAAACAACCCGCTGGCGGGTCAGCTGGAGGTGATTCTCGACGGTGATGATCGTACGGGCAAGGCTAAAACGTTCCAGGATGTTGATAACCTTTGCGTAACGAAAAATTACGTATACATCCAGGAAGATCCCAATGGCTACGGTGACGAAACGCACGATAGCTACTTGTACCAGTACAACATCGCTACGGGCGAGCTGAAAGTAGTATTCGAATTGGATCACCACCGGATGGCTGCTGATAAGGAAAAATACAATCAGAATAGTGCCGGAACGCAATTTGCCCTTTCCAAATTCGGTGATTGGGAATACGGCTCACTGGTTGATATCTCTGAAGAAACGGGCAAAGAGGCCACCTTTATGCTGATGATTCAACCCCACAGCTGGCGTTCACCGGCGTACGCGGGCGTGGATGGTGGTAGCATCCGTAAAAACGAAAATCAGGCCAGTCAAGTGGTCATTATTCGTGGCTTACCCCGCTAGTCATTCTTGATTTTATAGAACTTATTCCTGCCGGGTACTCCGGCAGGAATTTCTGCTTTTTCCCCATGAAAAACCTTGGGCTTTTCCTTGCTTTCGTTGGCCTGAGTCTCGCCCTCTGGTGGTCGTGCCAACCCAAACCCAGTCGGGCCGAACGTGTACAAACGCAGTTCCGGCAGGATATTGCCGGACTTGATTCGGCCGTCACTACCTTACTGCAGGCCGTACTCCAAAAACGTCCCGCCGATGAATTGCAGCAGCGTTTTCAACTGGCCCGACTGGCCTATAAACGCGTGGAATGGTTGACAGAATACTATTTTCCCGAAACGGCAAAAAACCTGAATGGTCCGGCTCTCGACGAATTCGAGGAAGCCGATAACCTCGTCATTCCACCCGAAGGCTTTCAGGTGATTGAAGCATATGTATTCCCGGTGCTGGATACTGCTCACTACGCGGAGTTGGAACAACACGTTCGCGTACTCAAGGCTAACCTGACGCGGCTTTCGTTCATGGATGGCTCCAATCAGCTTACCGACGCTCACATTTTTGACGCGGCCCGGCTGGAAATTTTCCGCATCATTGCCCTGGGGATTACGGGATTCGACTCACCAGCCGCCCTGCATTCGTTGCCCGAAGCCCAGAGTGCCCTGGCAGCCCTGCGAGAACGACTGGAACCCTATACGCAGGCTCTGGAAGTGGATCATCCCGAGCAGGCCCGGCAAATTCATACTTTGTTTATCAGTAGCGAACAACAACTGACTGGCTCGTTCGATGCCTTTGATCGACTGGATTTTCTGACGAATTTTCTGAATCCCTTGAGTTCAGCATTGTACCAGGCTCAGTTATCTCTTGGCATAAAGCCGTTTGAAGAATCCCGCACGCTTCGTAGTACGGCCCAGACTTTTCAGGATACGGCTGGATTCAACGCGGAACATTTCGTATCGGTAGCCGCTCACCGCTCGACGCCCGAAAAGATTGCGTTGGGTCGGAAGCTGTTCTATGATCCCATCCTTTCCGGGAATCGCCAGCGAAGCTGTGCTTCCTGCCACCAGCCCGACAAGGGTTTTAGTGACGGTCAAACCCGCAGTGCTTCGCTGTCGGGGGGCCTACTGACGCGGAATACGCCCACGTTGCTGAATGCTGCCCTGCAAGCCCGCCTGTTTCACGATTCACGGGTGGTTTATCTGGAAGACCAGGCGACTGATGTGATTGGTAATCACGAAGAAATGCACGGTTCGCTGGACAAAGCCCTACTGGAGCTGCAACAAGACCCTAATTACCGCAAGGCTTTTGCCAAAGCCTATCCCGAAGGCATGACGACGCACGCCATCCGGAATGCACTGGCCGCCTACGAACGAACGCTGATTTCGCTGAACAGCCGTTTTGATCAATATGTACGCGGCAACCAGCAGGCCCTAAACGCAAGTGAAAAACGCGGGTTCAATCTTTTCGCCGGAAAAGCGAAGTGTGCTACCTGTCATTTCTTGCCCCTGACGAATGGTACGGTTCCTCCCTTCTACGAAAAAGCAGAAAGTGAAGTGCTCGGCGTACCCGCTCAGGCCGGCTGGAAAAATCTGAGTCTGGATTCGGATGTAGGAAAGTACAATCTGACGGGTACTGACCTGCACCGCCACGCTTTCAAAACACCGACCGTACGGAATGTAGCCCTAACGGCTCCGTATATGCACAATGGTGTATACAAAACCCTCGAAGAAGTCGTGGAATTTTATGACCGGGGCGGTGGTCAGGGCCTTGGATTAACCGTACCTAATCAGACGCTGTCGGCCGACCCGCTGAACCTAAGCACGCAGGAAAAGGCAGATCTGATTCACTTCATGAAGGCTCTGACGGATGAATCGTTTCTTTCGTCCCGAAAATAAGTAGTCTTGTATTTACTGAATTGCCCTGCGTATCTGCGACCCATGTATCAGATACGCAGGGCAATTGGTTAGTATGCAAACTTGATTATCAGTACTTTATTTAGCTATTCTGTTCAGGTTCTGTCGCAGAATCTCCTTCGTTGATCGTTTCTTTTTTGAACTTTACCATTAAAAAAAGTAACTTTCCTTCCTACGAGCATTCTTACCAAATCTGACGCACCCATGGCGGTCTTCAAGCTAAAAATTAATAACCGTGACTACCAGACGGAAGCTGATCCGGATACACCCCTGCTGTGGGTCCTACGGGATCATTTAGGACTGGTGGGTACCAAGTTCGGCTGCGGTATGGCCCAGTGCGGAGCCTGTACAGTTCACGTCAACGGCGAAGCTACCCGTTCCTGCGTACTGACCGTTTCAGCGGTATCCCAGGCAAAAATCACGACGATTGAGGGGCTTTCCGAAAAAGGCGACCATCCCGTACAACAGGCCTGGAACGAAGTCGATGTACCGCAGTGCGGGTACTGTCAAGCGGGACAAATCATGACGGCGGCGGCATTTCTCAAGAAAAATGCCAAGCCTACGCTGCCCGAAATCGAAGCGGCCATGTCGGGCAATCTTTGCCGCTGTGGTACGTACCATCGCATTCGTGAAGCCGTACAGCGAGCCGCCACGAAGAAAAAGTAGCTTCCCCTGCTCTAAGCCCTAACTGCATTCATGACTTCCAACAGACGTACCTTTCTAAAACTGGCGGCTTCCGCAGGCGGAGGCTTGCTTTTGGGTTTTCACTGGACGGACAGTGAAGCCGCCCCCCGCTCCGACGGCACCTTCAATAGCTATCTGGCTATTTCGCCCGATGGTACCATCACCATTCAATCTCCCAACCCCGAGGTTGGACAGAACATTAAAACGGCCTTCCCCATGCTGGTAGCCGAGGACCTCGACGTGGACTGGAAACGCGTCGTGATTGTTCAGGCTCCTTTGAATACTACCGCATTTGAGCGGCAGGTTGCCGGTGGCAGTGGCTCCATTCGTCACTCTTACCAACGCCTGCGAAAAGCCGGAGCTACGGCTCGGCAGATGCTAATGCAGGCCGCCGCCAA
The genomic region above belongs to Siphonobacter curvatus and contains:
- a CDS encoding response regulator, whose protein sequence is MLQKTVTILVVDDDKDDREFLELAFKEGGYPGDLIFAEDGEFAWELLQNQALEPSLILLDINMPRLNGLSLLTRIRESTALKALPVLMFTTSEQEETIKKAYEEGANSYIVKPQTYQDLAQTWKQIYAYWAQIIELPSKGLF
- a CDS encoding cytochrome c peroxidase — protein: MKNLGLFLAFVGLSLALWWSCQPKPSRAERVQTQFRQDIAGLDSAVTTLLQAVLQKRPADELQQRFQLARLAYKRVEWLTEYYFPETAKNLNGPALDEFEEADNLVIPPEGFQVIEAYVFPVLDTAHYAELEQHVRVLKANLTRLSFMDGSNQLTDAHIFDAARLEIFRIIALGITGFDSPAALHSLPEAQSALAALRERLEPYTQALEVDHPEQARQIHTLFISSEQQLTGSFDAFDRLDFLTNFLNPLSSALYQAQLSLGIKPFEESRTLRSTAQTFQDTAGFNAEHFVSVAAHRSTPEKIALGRKLFYDPILSGNRQRSCASCHQPDKGFSDGQTRSASLSGGLLTRNTPTLLNAALQARLFHDSRVVYLEDQATDVIGNHEEMHGSLDKALLELQQDPNYRKAFAKAYPEGMTTHAIRNALAAYERTLISLNSRFDQYVRGNQQALNASEKRGFNLFAGKAKCATCHFLPLTNGTVPPFYEKAESEVLGVPAQAGWKNLSLDSDVGKYNLTGTDLHRHAFKTPTVRNVALTAPYMHNGVYKTLEEVVEFYDRGGGQGLGLTVPNQTLSADPLNLSTQEKADLIHFMKALTDESFLSSRK
- a CDS encoding response regulator; translation: MNEKPLVLVVEDNPDHRFIMNWSYEKSNQQCRLLFAEDAEQALLYLEDVNPSFMLLDYELPGENGFELLDRLRTSRQWKHLPVVMFSHWENEAFIKEAYTSGVNAFVIKPQNRKEYINVWNTVFDFWNNHNQLPKVQKQPRYS
- a CDS encoding (2Fe-2S)-binding protein, which gives rise to MAVFKLKINNRDYQTEADPDTPLLWVLRDHLGLVGTKFGCGMAQCGACTVHVNGEATRSCVLTVSAVSQAKITTIEGLSEKGDHPVQQAWNEVDVPQCGYCQAGQIMTAAAFLKKNAKPTLPEIEAAMSGNLCRCGTYHRIREAVQRAATKKK